GCCGATGACCATATACTTTTGTCTAACGCCAAAGGCAGCGGCTGGGGGAACTTCACGATAGATCTTAAAGAGCCCATAGGCCTTAATAAGCTGGATCTAAAATTTGTGGCAAGAGGTTCCTCGGGCGGGGAGTACCTTGGCATAGTTATAGTGGATTCTGACAACAAGACGTACAGGATGGAGCGGGGCCTCTCCACTAAACTCACAAACGAATGGCAGCTTTACAAGGTGGATTTCCGGCCCATTAAAAAGGCGGTAGATCTGGCCAATATCACCACTATAAAATTTGAATTCGGAAGCCTGACGGTCGGCAACAGTTCCGGCGCGGCGATATTTCTTAAGGATATATACGTGGCGAAAGCGAGGAGATCAAGATGGCTGTGAAATCCGAAGGTATGTTCACGTACCATATACTGCAGGACAGAGAGCGCAAAAATCTGGCCATACTGGAGCTGATCCGCAAACGCAGCCCTATTTCAAAGGCTGAGATATCGAGGACTCTGGGCTACAACATAGTTACGATCACGAACTATCTTGACTATTACATTAATAAGAAGATGGTGCTCGAGGTCGGTCTTGATATATCTTCGGGCGGAAGGCGGCCGGAGCTTTTGGAGCTTAACGCGAAAACAAGGTACGTTGTCGGTGTGGATATCAGTCCTGACACTATATCGGCCATTGTGACGGACCTCAATATAAAAATGATTTCCTCCGCCAGGGCCCCCAGACCGCCGGTCAATATGGAAGCGCTGGTACCGAGCGCTATCAATGTCATAGACGAGGCAATTGTAAAATCCGGCATCGAGCATGAGGCCATAAAGACGATAGGCATAGGGATTTCCGGCATCGTCGATTACTATTCAGGCACTATTCGGGATACCGACCCCGCCAGAGGCAGGACCAAAGTAGATTTTATCAAGTTCATAAAAGCCATTGAACAGAGATTTAGCTCTTCGGTCTTTATCGGTAATGACGCTTCCTGCGCCGCTTTCGGGGAGAAGGCCCTGAATCCGGGGGCCGATGTAGATAATCTGGTGTACGCCTACTCGGATGTAGGGTGCGGGATAATTGTACACGGGGATGTCTATATAGGTTCCAGCGGATGCTCGGGAGAGACGCAGATACTGTTTGAGTCGCGCAGGGCGGGAGAGAAGATGCCCCTGGAGAGGCGTACCTTTATGAAGCCGCAAGGAGTAGACCTCGGTGTCGTGTCCGAGGCCAGAAAATTGGCGGCGAAAGGAACGGCAGCGGAGATATTGGCGCTGGCCGGTGGAAACGCCGCCGCAATAACCAAAGATAATGTAATAGACGCCGCGAAGAGGAATGACGAAGTTGCCCTGGAGCTTATCCGCTTCGCAGCCAAGAACCTTAGCATAAGAATAGCGTATTTCATCAATTTCCTGAATCCGGCCGTAGTTATCATCGGCGGCGGGATGGAAAAGGCGGGAGATATATTCCTGGATCCATTAAAGGCATCCGTAAGAAGATTCGCGTTCGAAGAGCCAATGAACATCGTGAAGATCGTGCCGAGCCTATTGGGCGAGAACGCTGTTGTTATGGGCGCCTCGGCGCTTGCCGCCAGGGAAGTATTTATACAAGCTTAAAGGGGCCGATGTCAGAGACATCGGCACCTAGCCTGCAATGCGGCTGAATAAACTTGGAGGATTTACAATGTTTGCTTTAAAGTTAAGAATGATGCTTGCTACCGCGCTTTTATTCGCGATAATATACGCCGTTATAGCCATGATAGGCACCAGTATGGGGATCTCCAACTTTTATTTCTACCTGGTCCTTTCTTTCGTGATGATGTTCATTCAATACATGATAGGTCCGAAGATCGTCGAATGGTCTATGAGGGTGAAGTATATAAAAGAGAACGAATATCCGAAGCTTCATCAGATGGTGAAAGAGCTTGCCATGAAGGCCAAAATACCCAACCCTAGGATAGGGATCGCGCAGATCTCCGTCCCGAACGCATTCGCATTCGGCCGCTCCATGAAGGACGGCAGGATATGTGTTACCGAAGGGATAATGAACCTTTTGGAAGAGAATGAACTGAGGGCCGTGCTGGGTCATGAGATGAGCCATATAAAGAACAGAGACGTGCTCACCATTACGCTCCTTTCGGTCATACCGATGATACTTTACAGGATAGCCTGGCAGTTGATGTTCTATAACAGGCGCGACAGCAGAGATTCCGGGCCTAACATGGCGTTAGTCGGCCTGGCGGCATTCATATTCTATTTTATAACAAACCTTTTAGTGCTGTATGCCTCCAGGATAAGAGAATATTTCGCGGATAAAGGCTCTATCGATCTGGGCAGCCGCCCGGCAGATCTTGCTTCGGCCCTGTATAAGCTTGTCTACGGGTCCGCCAGAATGCCGAAAGAGGCCATAAAAGACGTGGAAGGCATGAAGGCGTTCTTCGCGACCGATCCGTCGAGGGCGATGAAAGAGCTTAAGGACCTCCGCGACCTTGATCTCGATAAAAACGGGACAATAGACTCTTCGGAACTTCTGGCTCTCGAGGCTAAGACCGTGCGCCTGGGTTTTGGCGATAAACTGATGGAGATCTTGAGCACCCACCCGAATATGCTGAAGCGCATAAAGCGCCTGAGCGAGTGGAGAGCATCGTAAATTGAAATTCAATTTCGACGCCACCGGCATCGGCAGCGTACCTTTTAAAGAGCCTTCCTCCGCGTTATCTCTTATATTCGAGAATTTTAAAAGCATCCCTTTCTGGCCGCAGCTTCCTAAAAGATCGTTCCTGGAGAGCATGTATGCTCAGTATTCGGAAGGTCTCCCGGGTCTCGTGATCGATGACGCGCGGAAGACCATTCATATCGATACAGCCAGGGCAGCCCAGGAGATAGAGCCCGCCTACGCTAAATACCTTGAAGGCGATATCGAGTATTTCAAGATATCGAAAGATCATGCCGAGGGGTTATATGCTTTTCTGGCCGAGTTCGGCGCGCGGGCCAAAGATATAAGATGCGTAAAAGGGCATATCACCGGCCCGATTAGTTTCGCGCTGACCGTAACGAATGAAAATAAACAGTCTATAATGTACGACAGGGATACCTTCGAAGTCCTGACTAAAGTCCTGTGCATGAAGGTAAGGTGGCAGATAAGAGAGCTCAAGAAGCTTTTCCCGTCGGTAATGATATTCGTCGACGAGCCGTACCTGGTCTCGATAGGTTCAAGTTTCGTTAACATAAATATAGAGGATGCATTCTCGAAGCTCGATGAAGTGATCGCCTCGATAAAGGAAGAGGGCGCGCTGGCCGGGCTCCACTGCTGCGGCAATACGGACTGGCCGCTTCTCTTGAAGAGGGATCTCGATATCCTGAATTTTGACGCTTACGCTTTCACGAAAGAGCTTTTGCTCTACGGCGCCGAGCTTAAGGCCTTTCTGGCGCGGGGCTCCACCATTGCCTGGGGTATAGCGCCAAGTTCAGAGGCGATATACAATGAAAGCGCGGAATCACTTATCAAGAAACTTTCCGAAGGCCTGAAGGCGCTTGTCGGTAAAGGTATCCCTGTAGAAAAGATATCCTCGATAGTCACTCCTAGCTGCGGCGTGGGCACCCTCAATAATGCCGCCGCGCGTAAAGTCTTCGAAACCCTTCGGCTAGTCTCCGCAACCCTACAAAAATAGATTTTTTGGTCTTCATCACCCGTCCCTTGCGGGGTGGGTATCTCGCGGGGACGCGAAATTTCCCCTGCGAGGAAATTTCGCTCTGAAAAGATCGCTCGCTCTTTTTGGCATACAGGTATACAAGGGCCAAAAATCCGTGCCCGCTCGCGACTTTCGACGCCCCGCTCAACACCCACCCCGCAAGGGCCTGCTGAGTAGGCCGAAAAATTTACTGGGGAAGCGAAAGCGAAAATATCTTGGTGGATGAGGTCCCAGGAGAGATCTTCAGGCAGCGGAACTTCTGAGGGAAGCCTGGAGCGACTTTCGTAAAATCTTGATACCTATAGGCGATATACTAGGACAATGAAACTGCGCGACAGTTTTTTACGTATAGGCAGGTTCATTGGCCATCAAGATTTTACAACAGCGAATTTACATGCCTAATGTAAATTCGCGACAAGCGGAAGGCTTACCGCAGAAGTTGCGATGCTGCAGGAAGAATAAAAGGGCAGGACCCGGAAGATATTTTCGCCGTAGCGAAGAGTTTTGAGATTGACACGACGGGAGTTTTATAGTAACCTTAATAATCACAAACTTACGAGGGAGAATATATGAGCTACGCACATTCTTTAGACTATAATAAAGATATAATCAATAATAAGAAGCTGACCGCCGCCATAGGCGTCGTATTCTTTATCCTAGCGACCGCCCTCGGGGCATATATAAGGATCCCCGTCCATGGAAGCCCGATCCCGATAACTCTGCAGACATTCTTCGTTTTGTTGGCGGGCGCGGTGCTCGGTAAAAAACTCGGTTTATACAGCCAGGCTGGTTACATACTCGCCGGCATATCGGGTTTGCCGATGTTCCAGGGGGCCTCTTTAGGGGTCTCTTATCTCCTCGGCCCTACGGGCGGATACCTTATAGGCTTTATGATATGCGCTTTTATTATAGGACTTATCATAGATTCCGCGAGATCGAACATTGTGTCCATAATCGCGGTATTTGCCTTAGGAAGTTTAATTATATACGCTTCGGGGATATTATGGCTTGTCTGTATGTATAAAATGAACCTGACAAGCGCTATTATGGCCGGAGCCCTGCCGTTCATTCCCGGAGATATGGCC
This portion of the Candidatus Omnitrophota bacterium genome encodes:
- a CDS encoding ROK family protein, which gives rise to MAVKSEGMFTYHILQDRERKNLAILELIRKRSPISKAEISRTLGYNIVTITNYLDYYINKKMVLEVGLDISSGGRRPELLELNAKTRYVVGVDISPDTISAIVTDLNIKMISSARAPRPPVNMEALVPSAINVIDEAIVKSGIEHEAIKTIGIGISGIVDYYSGTIRDTDPARGRTKVDFIKFIKAIEQRFSSSVFIGNDASCAAFGEKALNPGADVDNLVYAYSDVGCGIIVHGDVYIGSSGCSGETQILFESRRAGEKMPLERRTFMKPQGVDLGVVSEARKLAAKGTAAEILALAGGNAAAITKDNVIDAAKRNDEVALELIRFAAKNLSIRIAYFINFLNPAVVIIGGGMEKAGDIFLDPLKASVRRFAFEEPMNIVKIVPSLLGENAVVMGASALAAREVFIQA
- a CDS encoding zinc metalloprotease HtpX, which translates into the protein MFALKLRMMLATALLFAIIYAVIAMIGTSMGISNFYFYLVLSFVMMFIQYMIGPKIVEWSMRVKYIKENEYPKLHQMVKELAMKAKIPNPRIGIAQISVPNAFAFGRSMKDGRICVTEGIMNLLEENELRAVLGHEMSHIKNRDVLTITLLSVIPMILYRIAWQLMFYNRRDSRDSGPNMALVGLAAFIFYFITNLLVLYASRIREYFADKGSIDLGSRPADLASALYKLVYGSARMPKEAIKDVEGMKAFFATDPSRAMKELKDLRDLDLDKNGTIDSSELLALEAKTVRLGFGDKLMEILSTHPNMLKRIKRLSEWRAS
- a CDS encoding biotin transporter BioY; amino-acid sequence: MSYAHSLDYNKDIINNKKLTAAIGVVFFILATALGAYIRIPVHGSPIPITLQTFFVLLAGAVLGKKLGLYSQAGYILAGISGLPMFQGASLGVSYLLGPTGGYLIGFMICAFIIGLIIDSARSNIVSIIAVFALGSLIIYASGILWLVCMYKMNLTSAIMAGALPFIPGDMAKIAIASAIYSKISRRSRQIFSA